From one Solanum lycopersicum chromosome 12, SLM_r2.1 genomic stretch:
- the LOC101243776 gene encoding NEDD8-conjugating enzyme Ubc12-like, producing MIKLFKVKEKQRELAENANGKPPIKKQSAGELRLHKDISELNLPETCSISFPNGKDDLMNFEVTIRPDEGYYVGGTFVFSFSISSIYPHEAPKVKCKTKVYHPNIDLEGNVCLNILREDWKPVLNINTIIYGLYHLFTEPNHEDPLNHEAAAVLSDNPSLFESNVRRAMSGGYVGETFFQRCI from the exons ATGATTAAGTTGTTTAAAGTGAAGGAGAAACAGAGAGAGCTTGCTGAAAATGCAAATGGAAAGCCACCAATTAAGAAACAAAGTGCAGGAGAGCTGCGTCTTCATAAAG ATATCAGTGAACTAAATCTACCTGAAACGTGTAGCATATCATTCCCTAACGGAAAAGATGACCTCATGAACTTTGAAGTCACCATTCGGCCTGATGAAGGATATTATGT GGGTGGAACTTTTGTCTTCTCTTTCAGCATTTCTTCTATTTATCCTCATGAGGCTCCAAAGGTCAAGTGCAAGACAAAG GTTTACCACCCGAATATTGACTTGGAAGGTAATGTGTGTCTCAACATTCTTCGAGAAGACTGGAAACCTGTGCTCAACATCAACACAATAATCTATGGCTTGTATCATTTGTTCACG GAACCCAATCACGAGGATCCCCTCAATCATGAAGCAGCTGCTGTGTTGAGTGACAACCCCAGCTTGTTCGAGTCCAATGTCAGAAGGGCAATGTCTGGAGGATATGTAGGAGAAACGTTCTTCCAACGCTGCATATAA
- the LOC104645201 gene encoding acyl-CoA--sterol O-acyltransferase 1-like, whose translation MENYKIMIIKFLENPFLIFFLLLLSLNYSYFLIPKFPKGIPRIILISPIFYILYFLPWCFSFAFLRGILSFFITWITSFKLILFCFNKGPLSLCKNPIDFILISILPLKISIFDEKSVRNTSEKSIHDEKIVDRKYEISDKTSIKKPISDLKDVSQKYEILDMSIYKRYEMEEIFKQPYLATSFRDFWGKRWNRYSSKMLRLTIYDPTNEALKNLGKNTSNLLAIVCTFVVSAIMHELMFYYITCGLCLKPTCEVMWFFVLQGICISCEKFFYAKNWVIMDARISILLKRIFIVFSFYFLLVLPVVREGKNTCEVTK comes from the coding sequence atggaaaattacAAGATTATGATAATCAAATTCTTGGAAAATCCTTTCCTTATATTTTTCCTTCTACTTTTATcattaaattattcttatttcTTAATTCCAAAATTCCCAAAAGGCATTCcaagaattattttaatttcaccaattttttacattttgtattttttgccTTGGTGTTTCTCATTTGCATTTCTTAGAGGCATTTTGTCTTTTTTCATTACATGGATTACTTCTTTCAAACTCATTCTCTTTTGTTTCAACAAAGGCCCTCTTTCCCTTTGCAAAAATCCTATTGACTTTATACTCATTTCCATTTTACCACTCAAAATTTCGATTTTCGATGAAAAGTCTGTCAGAAATACATCCGAAAAGTCAATTCATGACGAAAAAATCGTGGATCGAAAATACGAGATTTCTGACAAAACTTCCATCAAAAAGCCAATTTCTGACCTAAAAGATGTTAGTCAGAAATATGAGATTCTCGATATGAGTATTTACAAAAGGTATGAGATGGAGGAGATTTTTAAGCAACCGTATTTAGCTACATCTTTTCGAGATTTCTGGGGAAAGAGATGGAACCGATACTCATcgaaaatgttgagattgaCAATATATGATCCAACAAATGAAGCTTTGAAGAATTTGGGTAAAAACACATCAAATTTATTAGCAATTGTGTGTACATTTGTGGTTTCAGCTATAATGCATGAACTAATGTTTTATTATATTACATGTGGTTTATGTTTAAAACCaacatgtgaagtaatgtggTTTTTTGTGTTACAAGGAATTTGCATATCttgtgaaaagtttttttatgcaaaaaattgGGTAATTATGGATGCAAGaatttcaatattattaaaacgtatttttattgttttttcattttattttttattagttttaccAGTAGTGAGGGAAGGAAAAAATACATGTGAAGTCACCAAATAA
- the LOC101244066 gene encoding PPPDE putative thiol peptidase-like protein, whose product MTTKPKKGWKSISSLNLKTKSAAHFCLLPKSKSDRYGPGDTPVYLNVYDLTPMNGYVYWVGLGIFHSGVEVHGVEYAFGAHDYSSSGVFEVEPRQCPGFKFRKSIFIGVTKLDPCQVREFIERQAASYNGDTYHLISKNCNHFCNDTCYKLTGKKIPKWVNRLAKLGSSFNCMLPEALKVAAVEHDPNGPEYVTERRRLRSAFSCLSSISTRQRQLSTSSLFLQSPLKGCLPSWELRKSSNRSLKER is encoded by the exons ATGACCACAAAACCAAAGAAAGGATGGAAATCAATTTCGTCTCTCAATTTGAAGACCAAATCAGCAGCACATTTTTGTTTGCTCCCCAAATCAAAGTCGGATCGATATGGTCCTGGCGACACACCTGTTTATCTCAACGTGTATGACTTGACTCCTATGAACGGCTATGTATATTGGGTTGGCCTTGGTATTTTTCATTCTGGTGTGGAAG TTCATGGTGTAGAATATGCATTTGGAGCTCATGACTATTCAAGCAGTGGTGTCTTTGAAGTTGAACCACGACAATGCCCGGGGTTCAAGTTTAGGAAGTCCATATTCATTGGGGTTACAAAGTTGGATCCCTGTCAGGTTAGAGAGTTTATCGAACGTCAAGCTGCTAGCTATAATGGTGACACATATCATTTGATTTCGAAGAACTGCAACCATTTTTGCAACGATACATGCTACAAGCTCACCGGGAAAAAGATTCCAAAGTGGGTAAACCGACTTGCAAAATTAG GTTCATCATTCAACTGCATGCTACCCGAGGCTCTAAAAGTTGCCGCGGTGGAACATGACCCTAATGGACCAGAATATGTTACTGAACGAAGAAGGCTAAGAAGTGCTTTTAGCTGTCTTTCTTCAATCTCAACAAGGCAAAGACAGTTATCGACATCTTCGTTATTTCTACAATCACCCTTGAAAGGCTGCTTACCATCATGGGAGTTAAGAAAGTCTAGCAACAGGTCTTTGAAGGAAAGGTAA
- the LAT61 gene encoding mature anther-specific protein LAT61 (The RefSeq protein has 1 substitution compared to this genomic sequence) — protein sequence MMWEAGESPASSSAGAGAGGSGGAGVGLPESGGGGGGGRRKPSWRERENNRRRERRRRAVAAKIYTGLRAQGNYNLPKHCDNNEVLKALCTEAGWIVEPDGTTYRKGCKPTPMEIGGTSTNITPSSSRHPSPPSSYFASPIPSYQPSPTSSSFPSPSRADANMSSHPYSFLQNVVPSSLPPLRISNSAPVTPPLSSPTRHPKQTFNLETLAKESMFALNIPFFAASAPASPTRVQRFTPPTIPECDESDSSTIDSGQWINFQKYASNVPPSPTFNLVKPVPQPLRPNDMITDKGKSIDFDFENVSVKAWEGERIHDVGFDDLELTLGSGNARI from the exons atGATGTGGGAAGCTGGAGAATCACCAGCATCTTCTTCGGCCGGTGCCGGAGCTGGTGGAAGTGGAGGTGCCGGAGTTGGTTTACCGGAaagtggtggtggtggtggtggtgggagAAGGAAACCATCAtggagagaaagagagaataaCAGGAGAAGAGAGAGGAGGAGGAGAGCTGTAGCTGCTAAGATTTATACTGGTTTAAGAGCTCAAGGAAACTATAATCTTCCGAAGCACTGTGataacaatgaagttcttaaaGCTCTTTGTACTGAAGCTGGTTGGATCGTTGAACCTGATGGTACCACTTATCGCAag GGATGCAAGCCAACCCCGATGGAGATTGGAGGCACTTCAACAAACATCACGCCAAGTTCTTCACGGCATCCAAGTCCCCCATCATCATACTTTGCTAGCCCAATTCCATCTTATCAGCCAAGTCCAACTTCCTCTTCTTTCCCCAGTCCATCTCGTGCTGATGCCAACATGTTATCACATCCATATTCTTTTCTCCAAAATGTCGTTCCTTCATCCCTTCCTCCATTACGAATATCAAACAGTGCCCCTGTAACTCCACCTCTTTCATCACCAACTAGGCATCCTAAGCAAACTTTCAATTTAGAAACTTTGGCCAAAGAATCAATGTTTGCTTTAAACATCCCTTTCTTTGCTGCTTCAGCCCCAGCAAGCCCAACTAGGGTTCAGCGTTTTACTCCTCCAACTATACCCGAGTGTGATGAATCTGACTCATCTACCATTGATTCAGGCCAGTGGATCAACTTTCAAAAGTATGCGTCAAATGTTCCACCTTCTCCAACATTTAATCTTGTAAAACCTGTGCCTCAGCCGCTTCGTCCTAATGATATGATCACAGACAAGGGTAAGAGCATAGACTTCGACTTTGAAAATGTATCAGTCAAGGCATGGGAAGGTGAAAGGATTCACGATGTAGGATTCGATGATCTGGAACTCACACTTGGAAGTGGCAATGCTCGCATATGA